In a genomic window of Caloenas nicobarica isolate bCalNic1 chromosome 1, bCalNic1.hap1, whole genome shotgun sequence:
- the STX19 gene encoding syntaxin-19 — translation MRDHLQELKLRVKELQIAGENNSTTVQEEEQEEFEQQAIIYEKEPITERHLHEIQKLQNEVNNLVDEVHKFSQQQKSLVSSMRRFSVLKKESNIAREIKIQAEHIRKYLDELSKTVKKAENEHGPSSATVRILAYQHAFLSRRYLNAMLSYNNAITAKQEKCRTFIVRQLEVAGKEVSEEEVNNMLQQGKWEIFNENLLTEVKITKAQLSEIEQRQKELVNLENQIKDLKELFIQISVLVEEQGEMINNIEISMNNTQEYTQVSKEKFGLAVKYRKRNPCKALCCWCCPCCK, via the coding sequence ATGAGGGACCACCTCCAAGAGCTTAAACTGAGAGTTAAGGAGCTACAGATAGCTGGGGAAAACAACAGCACAACTGTACAagaagaagagcaggaggagTTTGAACAGCAGGCCATCATTTATGAAAAAGAGCCCATAACTGAAAGGCACTTGCATGAAATCCAGAAGCTTCAGAATGAAGTTAACAATTTGGTGGATGAAGTTCATAAATTCagtcaacaacaaaaaagcctgGTATCTTCAATGAGAAGATTCAGTGTTCTTAAAAAGGAATCTAACAtagcaagagaaataaaaattcaagcAGAGCACATACGAAAATATCTGGATGAACTGtcaaaaacagtgaaaaaagctgaaaatgaacATGGGCCATCAAGTGCCACAGTAAGAATTCTAGCTTATCAGCATGCTTTCTTATCCCGACGTTACCTAAATGCTATGCTTTCATACAACAATGCTATAACTGCTAAGcaagagaaatgcagaacaTTTATTGTCCGTCAGCTTGAAGTAGCTGGTAAAGAGGTATCTGAGGAAGAAGTCAACAACATGCTCCAACAAGGAAAATGGGAGATCTTCAATGAAAATCTACTCACTGAAGTCAAAATTACCAAAGCTCAACTTTCGGAGATTgaacagagacagaaagaacTAGTCAATCTGGAGAATCAGATCAAAGACTTAAAGGAACTTTTTATCCAGATATCAGTTCTGGTGGAGGAGCAAGGGGAGATGATCAACAACATTGAAATCAGTATGAACAATACTCAGGAATACACTCAAGTATCTAAAGAAAAATTTGGGCTTGCAGTCAAGTATCGAAAAAGAAACCCTTGCAAAGCACTATGCTGCTGGTGTTGTCCGTGCTGCAAATGA